In Euphorbia lathyris chromosome 10, ddEupLath1.1, whole genome shotgun sequence, the DNA window atgagtgagtagaggtatagaggaaggtactcttgtatactcagctttctattgtaaaaggtttgtgctctacctttaaagagcttagtagaggattcaaaaaacTCGGAAGGAactccggggactggacgtaggcgaagaggccgaaccaggatacgtctgctgagtaacatctttctaacccttatctccttaaaaTATTACTTGCTATAACACTGTCTAGTTAaacgctaaaaagaacataagctgagttgagtgaactgagaagctgagttcaggaatagactcaagcgCTATCTCCTTACTCAAGGATAGATTCAgtcttagtcacctgttgactaagcttgtatctaaaacttactcagtcTCATTGTGCCAAAAGGCTTTGAGAAACTCTAAGTTCAAAATTAGCAGTCAGCCATacatgaaaattttaaaatagttcctaaccccccactTGGAACTAAATtttcacgttacacgggaccaacattcGCCACCCATCATTATACGTGCCTCCACTCTTTAGTCCTGGTCTCACTTGATACCTGACTTCACACTATACAGCCGTCCTCAGACCACTGCCATATCCACTCGTCTTCACATGGTCTAAATGGTAAAATAATATCAATGATATCATGTGCCTCCGTCTCAATAAAACACCCCTAGATTTTACTCGAGTCCCACTCTCTCCTATCATCAAGCAACAAGTCATCAACCTTTAAATCTCCCAACCCAAGGACCGAAATTGAATTAATACAAACTCCATCAAGTTTAGGCACCCAAGGATCGTCCCAAACACTTATAGACTTCCTATCACCCACCTTCCACCTTATACCCATCCTTAGAATATCAAGCCCACtccaaatacttctccaaaccaCACTAGGATTATTACCTAATTTGGAAAAAAGTAGTTCCTCATTTGGAAATATCTAGCTTTGAATATTTTACCCATAAAGTATATGGAGACTTAAGTGTAAATCTTTAAAACTCATGCCCCCAAATTCCTTCCCTTGACACAATTTTGACCAATGAATTCCTCTTCTCCATTCCGGTTTCAAGCCCACCAAaatgaattcattaatttttggAGATCATCACAAATAGAACGAGGTAAGAGAAACGTACTCATACAAAAAGTGGGTAGTGCTTGTGCCACGGATTTGAGAAGTACTTCCTTGCCTGCCTGTGATAAGAAACGAAATCCCCATCTCCCAAATTTCTTGCGCAACCTATCTAATAGGAATGCAAAAATTCGTCCTTTAAACTTGCCTATCAGGGACGGTAACCTGATATACCGATCCGCGTCCAATGGTGCATTTACCTATAAATCCCCTTAATTTCGTCTTTGAGGTCCTCCCGGACGTTGGCactaaagaaaactccctactTGTTTAAGTTAATCGCTTGCCTCGATGCGTGTTCATATCCAGACATAATTTTGATCACCTCCCTTGTCTCTCCCATAGATGCACCCGAAGAATAGGAAGCTATcatctaaaaaacaaaaaaattgagTTATAGCTGGTGCCCATCTGCATTGCACCCAGTTATTAAATTCTGCTCCTCAGCCCGCTTAATTAAGCGGGAAAGCACCTCTGCACACATGACAAACATGGCAGGTGATAGCGGGTCGCCTTGCCGTAACCCTTTACCTAGTATGATCTGTGAGCTCACAATTCAGCACCATTTTGTACCAAACCGTGGTAATATATAGCATAATCCACTCAATCCACTTCGAACTAAACCCCATACGCTCCATCACCACCTCCAAAAACTTCTAATCGATCATATAGTATGCGTTGCTAATATCAATTTTCAAAGCCACATTCCCTGCCACCCCTCTGCTTTAGCACTTCATAAAGTGTATAGATTCAAATGCTACATGTACAATATCAATTATTGACCTGCCAAGGACAAAAAGAGATTGGGTATCACTAATGGTCTCTGGTAGAATAATTTGCAATCGATTAGCTAACACCTTTGCAATCAACTTATATACCATATTGCATAACGATATTGGTCGAAACTCTTTCAGCGAAACTATGTTCTCACACTTGGGAATTAGAACAATAGTCGTACCATTCAAAGTCGGCAGGAACGTTCCCAAATTCAGCCATTCAGTGCATGTTGCGCCCTCCTCCTTcccaattttatccttaaaagGCTGATAAATTCCAGAGGCCCGAGCGATTTGTCCGAGTGCATAGAAAATAACGACACATTAAATTCATCACATTCGAAGGGTGTTGTGAGCATCACATTAGCTTCCTCATCAACCATCCTAGGGATGACACAAAGACTCATGACTATTAGatttgaaaaataagaaaatagttaCGCAACTAGAACATTGAGACTTTTGATAGTAAGTAGATACTTTCCATTTTTAGGGCAGATTGCCTATAAATATCATCACTTTCTCAACATTGCGTGtgtctgcaaaaaaaaaaaaggacaaaaaaaaagaagaaaaaaggcaAGTGAAGGTTAGAGAGCATTTTGAGGGCAAATCAACTCAAACCAAAACCAtccaaaatcaccatttttacaCCAAAACTCCAAATCGAAAAAGGGGCTTTACCTCAACTCCTACCATCTCCAATCCAAAGCTCACGACTAAGCTCTGATTTAGGAAATACGGAACTATTGGCACACAACGATGGTAAGATTTTGGAGGGTTCTTATggtctttttatttctattttctatGGATTTTGGTGTTGATTTGAGTCGTACCATTCAAATTCGGCAGGAACGTTCCCAAATTCAGCCATTCAGTGCATGTTGCGCCCTCCTCCTTcccaattttatccttaaaagACTGATAAATTCCAGGATTCAAACCGTTAGGCCCGAGCGATTTGTCCGAGTGCATAGAAAATAACGCCACCTTAAATTCATCACATTCGAAGGGTGTTGTGAGCATCACATTAGCTTCCTCATCAACCATCCTAGGGATGACACAAAGACTCATGACTATTAGATTTGAAAAGTAAGAAAATAGTTACGCAACTAGAACATTGAGACTTTTGATAGTAAGTAGATACTTTCCATTTTTAGGGCAGATTGCCTATAAATATCATCACTTTCTCAACATTGCGTGtgtctgcaaaaaaaaaaaaaaggacaaaaaaaaagaagaaaaaaggcaAGTGAAGGTTAGAGAGCATTTTGAGGGCAAATCAACTCAAACCAAAACCAtccaaaatcaccatttttacaCCAAAACTCCAAATCGAAAAAGGGGCTTACCTCAACTCCTACCATCTCCAATTCAAAGCTCACGACTAAGCTCTGATTTAGGAAATACGGAACTATTGGCACACAACGATGGTAAGATTTTGGAGGGTTCTTATggtctttttatttctatttttttatggaTTTTGGTGTTGATTTGAGTTTTTGTTGATTTTGATGTTTGGATGATTTTCTACGATTCTACTAGATttggtaagttttttttttttttttgaaaagctaAACTTGGTAAGTTAGATCTAGAGTTTATTCTTTCATTTGTGGAAATAATAAATCCATTTCTAATTAGGAATTTGAAGGTTTTTAAAATGGTTTTGTGAAAGGTTTTCACTCGTTTTCCAAATTTGGTCATGCTCATAATCAGATCAACTAGAACACGGAAACATTCAATAGTAAGTAGATACTTTTCATTTTTAGAGCAGATTGCGAATGAATATATCATCATTTTCTTAATATTGTGTGAGTtagcaaaataaaataaaataatagaggcaggaaaaaaggaagaaaagagGTACATGAAGGTTAGAGAGCATTCTGATGGTAAAACCATTCAAACCAAAACCatccaaaatcatcatttttataCCAAAACTCCAAATCGAAAAAGTGGCTTTACCTTAACTCCTACCATCTCCAATCCAAATTTCGTAAGAATTCGGGAAACACGAAACTATTGGCATGCAACGACTGTAAGGTTTTGGAGTGTTGTTACATCTTATTTCCATTTTTATGGATTTTGGTTTCTTTcatttgtggaaataagaaatcCATTTCTAGTTAGGAATTTGAAGGTTTTTAAAGCATTTTGAGAATAAAACCACTCAAATCAAACCATCCAAAATCACAATTTGTACACCAAAACTCCAAATTGAAAAAGGGGCTTTACCTCAATTCCTACCATTTCCAATACAAAGTTCGTGACTAAGCTTTGATTCGGAAAACACTGGTAAGATTTTGTAGTGTTCTTACCGTGTTTCTTATTTCcatttttatggattttttgGTGTTGATTTTGAGTTTTTGTTGATTTGATGTTTGGATGATTTTCTAGACTTAGTAAGTTAGATCTCTATTCTTTTGTTTATGGAAAAAAGAAATCCATCTCTAGTTAGGAATTCAAAGGTTTTTAAAATGGTTTTTGAAAGTTATTTTTGTTTCTAAATTCTTTATTTGGTTTAGAACGATGCTTTTACGAAATGTTGTCACTCGTTTTTTATCTGATTCGAGAATCGATAAACTTGTTTTGAGGCAGAACCATCAtccagatttttttttatcgtttttTATCTGGATGGTTCCATATAAAGATGTCCAATCAGAACCATCATCCAGATCAAACAAACAGCTGTTTTACCAAGAACACAATGAATTTAGTCTCTCTCGGACAATCTCAGTTCTAATCAGATCATAGTTAGATATAAAATGCTTCCTGAAAATATATTACCAGTATAAATCAATAGAATTATTATTCCATGTATGGTCATGCCTAAATCAACAAAAGTATCAATCTTTAACATTAAACTGTGTAAAAATTGCATAACCAAAAATCACTAGTCAAGAAATGCAAAGTTGCTGTCGAGAAAAACAGCAGCCAAGCCAGCACATTTAAAACCTAATCAATCAATTGGAAATCGCACATGCTTTCCTTTAGGAGTAGGCACTCCTTTCAAATGCAAAACATTTGCCCCTTCTTCTACAATAATCTCATCATCACTGTCATACTCAAACTTCTTATACTTCCCTTCAAACTTTGATTCAATACTTATCTTCCCTACTCCTTCACACACTTCATCAATCCAGTCTTCCTCAAAATactcctcttcctcttcctcctccacATCTTCTTCATCATGAGTGCTTGCATTCACTTGAATTGACCAATTAGAACCACTATCCTCATCTGTTGTCACCACTGAAACTGATGATAATGAATCAGATTTCTCTGAGAAATCCAGCAATAATGATCTTGTCACACTCTTTTGAGACTCATCAAACATTTCCCCCACCACctgaaacaaaaaagaaatcaaaatttcaCACATACATTTCCCCCATTCATAAAGTTTCAATCTTTTTACAAAATCCACACCTGACAAATCTTCAATTGTTCTTCAATCACAGGCAGAGGCGTGATAGAGGCACTAGAGCCGCCATTAATGTTGCCACCATCATCATCTCCAGAGAGATTAAGTATCTGTGGTGTATTAGCCGGAGTAGGGGCAAGAAGTCCGGTTGGAGAATTAACAAACCCTTGAAGATGAAGAAAGGGACGATTCTCCAATGAAATCTTTGAAATTTCCCCTCCTTCTTCTTCAACTTTCTGCAATAGGGCTTTAACTTGCCCCCTTAACAATGCCTCTCCGGATCCAGGTGTCATAATCATCTTACTTCTATTGCTTCTCTGTTTATTCATCATCCCTGATAATGGAGTCTCAGACCGACTTACCAGAGCAACCCCGACAATTGGGGAATCATTTGTTATATCAATAAGCGCACACCTATCTTGCTCATTATTTGAATTTCCTCcaattcttcttcttgatttcgCTACTGATCCCTTATCTTCTGAACCTGAAACATAAAATCATAAGAACAAATTGAATCCACAAAATCGAATTTTGAAATTAGAAAGGGGGGGAAACGAAAAAACGAACTTGAGATGTTGGTATTGTTAAGAGCAGCGATTGTCTGAGATCTTGTGAGTCTTCTAGTTGACGATGGAGTTTCCAttgcagagaaaagaaagaatcAATGAAAGcgaaaaagagaaaagtagaTTGTTTCTGTGTGAGGGAAAGTTGAGAGGGTTTTTATGTTTAAAAGGTTTGGTGGatagggagagagagagagaggtttaAACGGTAACTAGACCGTTAGAGCGCACATACGCGTTTTCTACAAAAACTAGCCGTTGAGGTTTTATTTTTCTGAAGAGCGCTTGGATAATGTATTTTATCGGGTTTTAtggtaataatttttttttttgataaaatagtggtggttttaataattattaattgcccCTAAACTTATATCTTCTAcattatttgataaattattacttttggttagggctgtaatcgagccgagtcgagccgagctttggcctgttcaagctcggctcgctataaaattaacgagctcgagcccgagccgagcttgatataaaattaacgagccgagttcgagccgagctttggcttgctcaacgagcttgagccgagcttcgagcttgttttgAGCCCAAcatcctcttttggacttggttcattaacaaaattatctaaccatgaattgcttgtgagtaaattgttaattatatttgcgaagtttgctcgcaaataactctttaattgtgtacataaacaagctcacaagtaaagttcgtgaataaataaacaagatgcttacaaatagttcatctattactcatttattatgtttgtaaacgaactcatctaatagcaaatgaaataatattaagtttaaatatttatgaactaacacaaaactatatagtagttttctacaaaactaaaatttgttcataaatgttttaatcgagcctgctcgcgagctttcgagccgagctttggcctgttcaagcttgGGTCATtcacgaaccgagccagtaaatcgtgttcacgagcgactcgtttacaaatcgagccgagtcgagccgggcttttatcgagccgatcaccgagcggctcatgagcggctctgttcatttacagccctacttTTGGTTTACTAAAGTCACTATATAAATTTAGGATtcatgtacaaaatagcaccaatatagatttaatttctaaaaaagaatataaatttaggcatcgataatGGAACGTGACACGTTATTCATATTACTTCGTTAAGTTCTGGCAATTATACGTGAAGAGAGAAATCAAAAGTTAACGGAgcaatatgaatgacgtgtcacgttTCATTATCAAGACCTAAATTGGTACGAAATTGAGACCTAAATTGCTATGGAAttgagacctaaattggtattcttttttaaacgttaagtctattattttgtatatggatgctaaattgatacttttccaaaaagcgTATGcctatttttgtaccttatctctattttttttaataagtaaACTTGCAAACTgtacaaaattaattaactgataaatataaatttaggtaaatattttttttatataatttgtcTGATTTCTCAGTTCGAGACTCgtcatatattttttaggtaaataatttattcgtTTCTGTcaactcttcaattttttcaatTAGAGTCACGAgtcaaaatagataaaataaaatttaaaatacgtttttcctattttataacGATAAAAAATCACTATTTTATTtgtttcctttttttctttttttttccaaaatgttTTTAAATATAGCAATTGATTTAttagtttttatattattataaaattttaattcagCAGCGTACAATttatttgaataaaaatatcttaaaattataaaattgagagTAAGAATATATGAAATTATAGATATGAATTTTTTATTCCtaatatttacaaataaaatgaacaaaaattattttgaaaatatcATCTAGATTCGTAATAATGTTTATCATTAATTTAAAGATATCATATTAAAGGCAAAGTAAAAAACATACCCTATTTGCATAAATGTAATTGACATGCTTACCTTATATAGTATATAGGAGTGTGTATAAATAGATGCATTACCCCTAAGATGAAATATACAGAAATACTCTCTTTCTTTGTctgtttttatataaaaaaatttaaattttacttGGTCATAAAAGCCGATTGggttttaaaattttgaaaacgACGTAATTTAATTAAATGATTCGTTTGTTTgatgaacttgtttaaaagcacatattaattttccaaatttattGAAATTAATCTATTGCTTCTCtaaatttgattaaattaaaatctgctttaatttgtttaatttttttttttgtcttgtaTATAGAAtttaggttaaatttttttctGTCATGTAGAATTTAGGAGGAGGAAATTAATTACTTTAAAAATAAGTTTGGGAGActaatattatacttaaaacaTAAAAGACAACATTTACAGAGTCAACTTGTAATAATTGAATTCAatagaatttgatttttttatatattttttggtaAATAATCCGACTATTCGGTTTGAAGTTTTCACGCACCTTTTAGAACCAATGGGGTGTTTGTTAGGAGGGATATAAGAGGTGGgatatgaataaaaaatacGAGATAAATTATCCCGCGTTTGTTtgtgagatagaagagtgagacagatgagTGATAAgtctcttatccctcaaatcctatacccaggagggggtggtataaggaggtgggataagctcatgcgattttaataggatggaaaagtccatcttattcctcaaattaatgttatgtagtttaaataaggttaaaatagtaaaatgtattattttatccatatccctatcccacgtaccaaacattgaataataattctcgaattatatttttatccttatcccaactatttatccttatccatatcccaacctttatccttatcactatcccaatagaataccaaacgccccgcAAGTGTACATAAAATAGAAAACGTTGCTTTCGGAAAGTCAACAGAAATGGTCTCGCCATCCCTAAAGTTTCTTGCATCGGCCAAGTTTTTTTTTACACGAAAAGTATCAACAATAAgaagaaataagaaattatgAAATGTTTAGAGAACTAGATTGTATATATATTAGGTGTAAATTACACCTATCAGTgggtttttatataaaaattctCAGCCCAAGTCTAAATCGTTGTTAATTTAGGTGGACTTGGATCGAGTTTGGCTCGGActcaaaaatcaaatttcaaactCAATCCATATAAGCtcatctaaaaatatatatacaatttttaataataaaaaataattatataaatttactaaataatattaataggcaTGTCGGGCCATGTTATTTTTATAAACCTCAAGTTGATCGAAAATATAGACAAGTTTTATCGGGCCTAAGCCTAAGGTCAGTGTTTCTTGTCCAAGCCCGGACAGGGTGACACGGGCCTGCGAGGGCCGGACAGGAACCCGGGCTTGTGAACAAGTCTACCCATGATCCTTGAACTTTGCTCATATTTTCATTATGGATCCTAAACTTCAAAATCTAACATTACGATCCCTGAATTTTGCACTTTACTAACATAAAAACCACTTTTACTGTTAAATAAAATGATCACTCCAATGGTAGATTACTCTCATTGTAGAGCTGATGGAAATGATATTATAAAAAACTTGAATTCTTgaactttttgttttttttttttgttatttagttGTTGCTTCATTGAGAGAAAATAATTGTTTAGAGAGAAAGTTTTGAAAATTgtgatttgaaaaataaaaaaattgtgatcTGTCCTCTACAAACTTCTCCATGTCCTTTGTAATTCTCTTCCTCTTCACCAAACGATCTTCTTATGGGCAACCACTGATGATCTTAATGACTCCCCTAAGCGCTCGCTCAACTTAGCATCTATCATGTTGTTATAGTGACTTCTCTGGTCATTTTATATAGCTTTCATTGTTCTGCCATTTTATTAAGCTCTGTAGCTAGCTAGCTACAATCTTTCGTGTCATGGCCTTTGCTTTTATAAAACTCATAGCATGTTACATTATGGCGGTGCTTAGAGGATTTTAGATTCGGTGGATATCAGATATGATGCCTATTTTTTTCAACCCAATAGAGGATCTCTTTTTTGGGAGAATTTAAGGGGGACAAAGCTTTGACCAGCTTGCTCTCTTGACCTTCGATAATCTTTGCTTTAGTCATTTCTAGACTCTTTTGGAATGTCTTGGGTCGTCTAGTGGTGAGCTTTTTGGATAAATATTTGCTTCGAAAATTGGAAGCTATAGCTTCAACAACTCCATCTACATTTAGTTGATAGATTTGTATGGCTTCCCTTTGAAATCTTTCCACCCACTTATGGAGGGTTTCGTGAGGTTCGTGAACTAGGTAATTCAAATCTTGCATAGTTTTACTTTTTTGGGATGGACATGATTAAATTCTCGACAAACTCATTTTCCATTTGGTTACACCTCCATATGGATCCTAGAAGGAGTTGatcatgttgaaacacctttccacatgattttgatttgacaaaattatttaagttaatctgatgattaagacaattaaatttaagtgctttgatttaattgtactaatgtctttgttcaatgttgagtataatattaaatgagaacagaaataaaaagtaagacagaacgaagtcagcatgagccacagaagctgagtagaacacaactcagcatcatagaagaaaagtcttctccagaacaaacgcttgaagatgaagctgaccgaagaagctgagtagaacgtaactcagccccgtcaaagataaagatcgaaggcaacgtcaattaaatcaagctgagtgttcgtcaggacagcaccaatgatccgttgactagaagacaaagcccgacaaaggtctgcaccaattcagaagcctcggaattgcgccaagagaccttttcgagacgcatggatcaactggcgttttgcaagaagacaaacctggcgctagaagacgaaacctggtgcaagaagatgaaactggcaagcctagcgactgctaatttcagacgacaggattggcctgcaaatctgaatgctgaccaatgaatgacgtaAGAAGACCGTTGAATTCAATGGAtatatccgaattcaaatgattgaagcttcagattttactataaaaggacaagttcatcacttggatctttggccgaaatacaagaaagcacagacagaaaagcaaatcttcacaagagtgaaaatccaaaatagaagctgtctaaatagaaaaagcaagttcttacacccaaatccaatctctgtgtaaaagtctagagtgaatttgtattcatctaaagtgttcttcatttgagagaacaaattttgtatcaattgtaaaggttgagagagtgaagctgagtactcggttttagtactcagtggtagagagaatCTAAGCGTTCGGTCATAGCGCTCAGTatggttgagtagacgaatagaggacggaactcttgcatattcaattgctttgtaaacggtttgtgctctacttttaaagagctcaatagtggattgaaaaagcccggaaggattctggggactggacgtaggcggtgaggccaaaccaggataaggctgctgagtaatctctaacccttctcttgatatatatatgtatgtgttgtttgcttaaattactcagtatataatttgtgtaaaccgacgctgagtaatcagagtgctgagttggaagctgaccttaagtgttatttcccaactcacaagtgaaacagttctagtcagcatctgactaaagctgtcttacactacactcagccttgctgaccaaaactgagtgaagtattttaaagaattaaaataagtcagcataattaagcgaaaaattTACATTacttcctaacccccccccccttggaactaatcctattacattacacgggaccaacaagtggtatcagagcacagtagctcactactcaaagataaaactatcttgagctgatccctgtaaatggctgagaacagcactcatttccttccaggaaatcaaacaacacagatactccctgagggattatcaattagtcggcctcctctgtttttcgggtcaaactatacattttggaaaaacagaatgaaaatttttattcaggcaacaaacatgagtgcatggcttgcgatagtccaaggcccgtttgttccttacAAAATTGTaaacaacgagaaagttgttaaaagtgagactgagtggtcagaagatgaccttaagaaattacagaataatgcttcggctatcaatatgcttcaatatgcttcactgtgctttagatgctgcagagtacaacaaaatttcaggttgtgagtcagcacaggaaatatggaaaaAGCTAGAGGTGAcctaaggagtccaaggtgaatcaacacatgagactgtacgagttgtttgagatgaacgaaaatgaagacatctctgagatgaactcaaggttcacaaatatcataaatgagcttaagagactcggcaagaacttcacataagaagaacatgtgaagaaaatcttgaggagTCTCTCCAAGAGCTGgaaagctaagaagacagctgtggaagaagctcaggacctgaccacatacaaatatgatgagttcataggatctctgctgacccatgagatctcc includes these proteins:
- the LOC136208418 gene encoding uncharacterized protein is translated as METPSSTRRLTRSQTIAALNNTNISSSEDKGSVAKSRRRIGGNSNNEQDRCALIDITNDSPIVGVALVSRSETPLSGMMNKQRSNRSKMIMTPGSGEALLRGQVKALLQKVEEEGGEISKISLENRPFLHLQGFVNSPTGLLAPTPANTPQILNLSGDDDGGNINGGSSASITPLPVIEEQLKICQVVGEMFDESQKSVTRSLLLDFSEKSDSLSSVSVVTTDEDSGSNWSIQVNASTHDEEDVEEEEEEEYFEEDWIDEVCEGVGKISIESKFEGKYKKFEYDSDDEIIVEEGANVLHLKGVPTPKGKHVRFPID